A region from the Campylobacter subantarcticus LMG 24377 genome encodes:
- a CDS encoding threonine/serine exporter family protein, producing MIDYGSIFWDMFFAALTGFGFAFVCNPPFKTLILSAFLAAIAHGLRFTLMAYFGFQTLAIATFIASFSIGCLGLFLAKIFKTPAEIIAFPALIPMIPGIYAYKAILYLISFIRSENINEKTNFLIQFFDYFLTTLSVTLALAVGVSVTLLLFFEQSFMMTRNAKKGKNHD from the coding sequence ATGATTGATTATGGTTCTATTTTTTGGGATATGTTTTTTGCAGCTTTGACAGGATTTGGTTTTGCTTTTGTATGCAACCCTCCTTTTAAAACTCTCATACTTTCAGCTTTTTTAGCTGCTATTGCACATGGGCTACGCTTTACTCTGATGGCTTATTTTGGTTTTCAAACTTTAGCTATTGCTACTTTTATAGCTTCATTTAGTATTGGATGTCTTGGCTTATTTTTAGCAAAAATTTTCAAAACACCCGCTGAAATCATAGCTTTTCCTGCACTTATACCCATGATACCTGGAATTTATGCTTATAAAGCAATTTTATATCTTATTTCATTTATACGTTCAGAAAATATCAACGAAAAAACTAATTTCTTAATCCAATTTTTTGATTATTTCTTAACAACTCTTTCAGTAACACTAGCACTAGCAGTAGGTGTAAGCGTGACTTTATTATTATTTTTTGAGCAAAGCTTTATGATGACAAGAAATGCAAAAAAAGGTAAAAATCACGACTAA
- a CDS encoding threonine/serine ThrE exporter family protein, with amino-acid sequence MEKPSIQNLTNFLIEYISIFLSAGTYTARVSKCVSRIANAYGYEINMNFFFHHTTLNIFDKDDNSIQRTYIIPNKYSHINFKLILELSALSWQIHDHQYNLEEAKLSLLKLNQHQNTSFLANLFFVSIANAAFCKLFGGDLYGCLFVFLATIVGFSLRISLTKIKIDLRIQYILCSFLSSSIVFLGVDLKLIQEANVALGSSILYLIPGVYFINSIIDILKDHILMGFSRIISVAILVCCIAIGIYTTLSINDFGILR; translated from the coding sequence ATGGAAAAACCATCAATTCAAAATCTAACCAATTTTTTGATTGAATATATCAGTATATTTTTAAGTGCGGGAACTTATACTGCTAGAGTTTCAAAATGTGTTAGCAGGATAGCTAATGCCTATGGTTATGAAATTAACATGAATTTTTTCTTTCACCACACCACACTTAATATTTTCGATAAGGATGATAACTCCATACAAAGAACCTATATCATACCTAATAAATACAGTCATATTAATTTCAAACTAATTTTAGAACTTAGCGCATTAAGCTGGCAAATTCACGATCATCAATACAATCTAGAAGAAGCTAAACTTTCTTTGTTAAAATTAAATCAACACCAAAACACTTCTTTTTTAGCCAACTTGTTTTTTGTTTCCATAGCTAATGCTGCATTTTGTAAACTTTTTGGTGGTGATTTATATGGGTGTTTGTTTGTATTTTTAGCCACCATAGTCGGTTTTAGCCTGAGAATTTCACTCACAAAAATCAAAATAGATTTAAGAATTCAATACATTCTTTGTTCGTTTTTGTCCTCTTCTATTGTCTTTTTAGGAGTTGACTTAAAGCTCATACAAGAAGCTAATGTTGCCTTGGGTTCTAGTATTTTATATTTAATTCCTGGGGTTTATTTTATAAACTCCATTATTGATATTTTAAAAGACCACATACTCATGGGCTTTAGTCGCATTATTAGCGTGGCTATACTTGTTTGCTGTATAGCGATTGGAATTTATACTACTTTGAGTATTAATGATTTTGGGATTTTAAGATGA
- a CDS encoding peptidyl-prolyl cis-trans isomerase B, whose translation MLKKIDTKDAKKYNFAIISTEKGDMKLELFPDEAPQTVCNFANLANEGFYDELVFHRVIPNFVIQGGCPYGIGSGGPGYEIECECDDQKHQHLRGSLSMAHAGRDTGGSQFFICHSPQPHLDGVHTIFGQINPEDKESLEVLDSIRAGDKIKTIQILEKF comes from the coding sequence ATGCTTAAAAAAATCGATACAAAAGATGCTAAAAAATACAACTTTGCCATCATTAGCACTGAAAAAGGTGATATGAAATTAGAATTATTTCCTGATGAAGCACCACAAACAGTATGCAACTTCGCTAATTTAGCCAATGAAGGTTTTTATGATGAACTTGTTTTTCACCGTGTGATTCCAAATTTTGTTATCCAAGGTGGTTGTCCTTATGGTATAGGCTCAGGTGGTCCTGGCTATGAGATAGAGTGTGAGTGTGATGATCAAAAACACCAACACTTAAGAGGTAGTTTGTCTATGGCTCACGCTGGTAGAGATACAGGCGGATCGCAATTTTTCATCTGCCACAGCCCACAACCTCATTTAGATGGCGTACATACCATATTTGGACAAATCAACCCAGAAGATAAAGAAAGCCTAGAAGTTTTAGATAGCATTAGAGCTGGAGATAAAATCAAAACAATCCAAATTCTAGAAAAATTTTAA
- a CDS encoding DedA family protein, which produces MLSDMINFLLTLAKDWGYWGIIFLMFVESSFFPFPSEVVMIPAGYLAHQNELNFWLCLLCGTFGALLGALLNYYLCYFLGRNFTLKICKYFGVNEAKFAQFEAFFNKHGEISTFSGRLIPGLRQYISLPAGLARMNLKKFIFYTSLGAGIWCLILLILGYVLGQNEDLIKEYLYLVIIACIVFIAVIIAIYIYFQKKKSHI; this is translated from the coding sequence ATGCTTAGTGATATGATTAATTTTTTACTTACCCTTGCAAAGGATTGGGGTTATTGGGGGATCATCTTTCTTATGTTTGTCGAAAGCTCATTTTTTCCTTTCCCTAGTGAAGTAGTGATGATACCTGCTGGATATTTAGCTCATCAAAATGAACTTAATTTTTGGCTATGCTTACTTTGTGGAACTTTTGGAGCACTTTTGGGAGCTTTGCTTAATTATTATTTATGTTATTTTTTAGGACGTAATTTTACTTTAAAAATATGCAAATATTTTGGGGTTAATGAAGCAAAATTTGCACAATTTGAAGCATTTTTTAATAAGCACGGCGAGATATCAACCTTTAGTGGAAGATTAATCCCTGGTTTACGCCAATATATCTCTTTACCTGCAGGATTAGCAAGAATGAATTTGAAAAAATTTATATTTTACACTAGTTTAGGTGCAGGAATTTGGTGTCTAATCTTGCTTATATTAGGCTATGTTTTAGGACAAAATGAAGATTTAATCAAAGAATATTTATATTTGGTTATTATCGCGTGTATTGTTTTTATAGCAGTAATCATCGCTATTTACATCTACTTTCAAAAAAAGAAAAGCCATATTTAG